From one Zhongshania sp. R06B22 genomic stretch:
- a CDS encoding 4'-phosphopantetheinyl transferase family protein, translating into MISAREKSPLTGHVDVWYCFTDDHRLDNRLDQYEAMLSPAESLQYQQLMHGSNGRDYLISRALLRTVLADYSNVSPEKISFCVNAYGKPELSNSDRQETIQFNTAHTSGLTVCVVTRGNDIGVDVESRAESRSVLNMADDYFSTLELQALNGRADDQQLDYFYRYWTLKEAYIKARGEGLTIPLQDFSVVLDEQGAFSSFVGPEADRWDFSIVCKNINYTAAIAMGGKINSIAYSHSIPLGVQVQLSADKAFNHFPVSASGSRNRMNG; encoded by the coding sequence ATGATTTCCGCTAGAGAAAAAAGCCCTTTAACGGGTCATGTTGATGTCTGGTATTGTTTTACAGATGATCATCGTCTTGATAACCGACTAGACCAATACGAAGCGATGTTGTCGCCTGCTGAATCACTTCAGTATCAACAGCTAATGCATGGCAGCAATGGCCGAGATTACCTTATCAGTCGCGCGTTATTGCGAACTGTACTCGCCGATTACTCCAACGTGTCCCCTGAAAAAATCAGTTTTTGCGTAAATGCTTATGGTAAGCCTGAGCTCAGTAATAGCGATCGGCAGGAAACTATTCAATTTAATACGGCACACACCAGCGGACTCACAGTGTGCGTCGTCACGCGAGGTAACGACATCGGGGTTGATGTTGAAAGCCGCGCTGAAAGTCGCAGCGTTCTCAATATGGCTGATGACTACTTCTCGACCTTAGAGCTGCAAGCTTTGAATGGTCGCGCTGATGATCAACAGCTTGATTACTTTTACCGTTACTGGACGCTTAAAGAAGCCTATATAAAAGCGCGTGGTGAGGGGCTAACTATTCCTTTGCAAGATTTTTCTGTGGTTTTAGATGAGCAGGGCGCTTTTAGTAGTTTCGTAGGTCCAGAGGCTGATCGCTGGGACTTCAGTATCGTATGTAAAAATATTAACTACACTGCCGCAATCGCAATGGGTGGAAAAATAAATAGCATAGCCTATTCGCACAGCATTCCGCTTGGCGTACAGGTGCAGCTGAGTGCTGATAAGGCGTTTAATCATTTTCCTGTTAGTGCGAGCGGATCGCGCAACCGCATGAACGGATAA
- a CDS encoding phosphoglycerate dehydrogenase produces MYKVLTLNQISTIGLDRLSPESYEITSECTAPDAILLRSHKLQAEDIAASVKAIGRAGAGTNNIPVAACTDRGIPVFNSPGANANAVKELVIAGLALGSRGILPGISYVNSLGHMDDAGQMAKLLEKEKKRFKGNELAGRTLGVVGLGAIGSMIANAALSLNMHVIGYDPALSVDAAWRLPSSVKKMENIHSLFAKADYITLHLPVLDSTRGLVNADLLASCKPGCCLLNFAREEIVDVGAVIAALDNGQLRQFITDFPVPSLIGRDDVILMPHIGASTDEAEDNCAVMAADQLADFLQNGNIKNSVNFPNLQLERSGHCRLAIANHNVPKILGRVLSILADADINILDMLNKSRDEIAYNLIDLGADVSEGLLAELAALEGVINVRVIH; encoded by the coding sequence GTGTATAAAGTATTAACTTTAAATCAAATTTCTACTATCGGTTTAGATCGTCTATCACCTGAAAGTTATGAAATCACGAGCGAATGCACGGCCCCCGATGCCATCTTACTTCGCAGTCATAAACTCCAAGCCGAGGATATTGCAGCCAGTGTTAAGGCGATTGGTCGCGCAGGGGCAGGAACAAATAATATTCCGGTAGCGGCTTGCACTGATCGTGGTATTCCGGTTTTTAATAGTCCCGGCGCGAATGCCAACGCAGTTAAAGAGTTGGTTATTGCGGGCTTGGCACTGGGTTCGCGCGGTATCTTACCCGGTATTTCATACGTCAATTCTCTGGGGCATATGGATGATGCTGGTCAAATGGCAAAGTTGCTGGAGAAAGAAAAGAAACGTTTTAAAGGTAATGAGCTAGCCGGTAGAACCCTGGGTGTTGTCGGTTTGGGCGCGATCGGGTCGATGATAGCCAATGCGGCACTTAGCCTAAATATGCATGTTATTGGTTATGACCCGGCGCTGTCGGTTGATGCCGCTTGGCGTTTACCTAGTTCAGTAAAGAAAATGGAAAATATTCACAGCCTCTTTGCTAAGGCAGATTATATTACCCTGCACTTACCAGTCTTAGACTCTACGCGCGGCCTAGTTAATGCTGATCTGCTGGCGAGCTGTAAGCCCGGCTGCTGTTTGTTAAATTTCGCTCGTGAAGAGATTGTAGATGTAGGTGCAGTGATCGCGGCGCTTGATAATGGCCAGCTTCGGCAATTTATCACCGATTTTCCAGTACCTTCGTTGATTGGCCGTGATGATGTGATCTTGATGCCGCACATTGGCGCCAGTACTGATGAAGCGGAAGATAACTGCGCAGTCATGGCCGCTGACCAACTTGCTGATTTTCTGCAGAATGGAAATATCAAAAATTCCGTTAACTTCCCTAATTTGCAGTTAGAACGCAGTGGTCATTGTCGATTGGCGATTGCTAATCACAATGTTCCTAAGATTCTAGGCCGAGTTTTGAGTATATTGGCTGATGCCGATATTAATATTCTCGATATGTTGAACAAAAGTCGCGATGAAATTGCGTATAACCTGATAGATTTAGGTGCTGACGTTAGCGAGGGACTGCTTGCTGAATTGGCAGCATTGGAAGGCGTCATTAATGTGAGGGTTATTCATTAA